In the Triticum aestivum cultivar Chinese Spring chromosome 2B, IWGSC CS RefSeq v2.1, whole genome shotgun sequence genome, gctggtcccactagtcagatgggtccaacctgtcatgttcatctctcaaattggtcccacatgtcagaaatgtACAAATTTGACAAATTATTTTCATAAGTGGCCTCACTGGACAAGTTTCCATTCCACAAgttttcaaatcacatacataatcaaTATTTCGAATAGAACAAAGAACGCATAAAATTCATCAAATATACCACTAAATAAATGTATTACAATCTTTACAACACAGATATGCTACAGTGAGTTGGACTTCACGGCTTCACACTTGGCTTCACACTTGCTTCACACTTCACGACTTCACACTTGAGCTTCTGTAAAGGAGGAACCACCACAATTTTAAGTCTACAATACAACAATTGATACTAATCAAGGATAAAACAAAAACAAGTAATAGGTTCAAATGAGAAGGCAGCATGAAACTAGTGATACAACAACATGCAGAAAACACTACAATGTAATACTGTTGTAAGTTCATATCAGCGCAAAATCAGCACTATTATATAGAGCAAATGATATGCCCCCTTTTAATAAAACTGTAGTGTATGGTAGTGACAGGACAAGGGATTGTAGTGTATGCTAGTGACAAAACATGGGATAAGACTAATATGATGTGCCAAATTGCTAGCAATAGTGCTTACGTGCAGCATCTTCATATTTCAAAACGACCAATAGACTAGTTAGCTGGCAAAACACTAAAGAAGGCATAGACAGAAACGAAGGTAACATGCATCAAATCAAAAAATAGTAAGCACTGAACCTACATCATATCTACAGTAACATCACCAATCAGGAAATTTATGAATAGGAGATGTATTAATAGCAGATTACAAACTAATGTACTTGTACTTGATCTGGTTGAATAAATGCAGATTAAGTTCCTGGTACAGCCAGCTCCAACTTATGCTACTAGCTATTGACagaaaaacagagagaggggggggggcatACATGAATACATTGACAATCATCAATACCAGATTGCAAGCCGTAACAATTATGTACCTAAGCAAGTCGACAAGGGCATAGGGCAGGATATAAAATATGTATACAAGTAATAGACAAACTAGTTCCAATAGATTGACTGAATTGAACTGTTGTATAACCAAGTTAGAGCTGAAAAGTTATTGAACATGAGGAGCGACAACGACAACCCCACTGAAGAAACCACATATAGTCCTTTGTTGCGGCATCAGAAAACATGAGTAGCGAGCGCAACATCCTGTAAGTATGAGGAAAACGAAATTGTTACAAAATTCAGTACATACGAAAGAGATATGCATGCTTGAGAGGTCAGACAAACAGACATAGAAATAGCCTGGCGCATGTATGCATCTATGTAATGTATAACAAGAAAATAGCAGGGGCGGATGTATCTGTACTTGTGCAATGCAGATACAAATGTGCAGATTGAATTTTGTTCAGAGTAAATACATAGACAGATAGACAGTAAATAATACTAGATGGGATGGGATAGACCATGAGAGTAGTTGATTCATTCCGTTGTAATATATTAGCTAGTGTAATGAGATGGATGCAAGGGATTTCAAGTACAGATGGCGAGGGACAGAACAATACCTGCTGAACTGCTGAAGTTGAGGACGCGGGCGTCAGGTGCTTGCATCGCCCCCGGCTGTACGGAGGAAGAACAGCGGCCTCTGCATCTGTTCAGAGAAGAAATATTCATGATTGACATACTGTTCAGAGAAGAAATATTCAGGATTGACATACTGTTCAGAGAAGAAATATTCAGGCCTTACAAAAACAAGCAAACATTCAGGATTGGCATTTCTTTCCATGGTTCAGAGAAGAAATATCACAAACACTGAAAAAAGAACTACTCATCGTGTAGCTGTGACGTGCAAAGTAGACATGGAAAAGATTGACATACTGTTGGACAGGACATCACATAATCATCATCCATACAAGAAATCATCTCAACACGTAACCAAACAGGTACAGAACCAAAAAAAAACCTGAATCTTAAGTTTCAGCATGCATCCTGATTGATTCATCAATCTAGTAAGTAGTGAACAAGTACGCACAGTGTTATTTTGAGGCCAGTACAGGCTGATTCAAAGTGTGATACATGCATCCTGCATAGAGGAGGGTGATGATGGTCCAGAAGCATGTTCAGAATACTTACTAAAAAATACTTTTAAATGTTGACAAGTTCAATCTTGTTAAATACTCCAAGCAAAATTACTCCACACATGTACAGTTCAATCTTGTTAAATACTCTAAGCAAAATTACTGGAGTACTACAAGTTAAATGTAATCCAAGCACATTGAGAAGTTAACAGTAGTGCTGATAACTTGGAGTAGCTTTGACTATGTACAAAGCAAGATGGAGGGTCTAGCTTACTGCTGCTACTCCACATATCAAATATTACTTAACAGAGCAAGATGGAGTAACCCAAAAAAATTAACAGAGCAAGCAAATGTACTCCAAATGGCAGTTCACCAGAGATTTTCAAGTTAAAAATACTCCCATGGGTAAACAACAATGACATGGACGAAGTAAAGGATGGATGTTGTAAATTAATCCAGTAATTCTTTTTGTTCTCATATTTTTCACCCTCGAGACACTGCCTAGAGCGCTTACAAGATGACAAAGTCAACTAGCAGCTATGTATAGATGATGATAGGCCATCTGATGTCTCAGTATTTCCCAAAATTATTGAGCTCAGGTTCAACATGGGATGAGATCAGCATATATATACCAAGACTTGGTGCGAGAGTATGGCATACAAGCGAAACGACATCACACTATTTTTGGCAATAGCAATATGCCGTCTGATCCCACTAATGATTCCCAAATCCTAAAAATAGCAGTCACCCGTGAACCAGCAAGTCAACCTAGCACCTAAGATTCCAGTATCTAGACAAGCAGCACAATCTGCAAGAGCCAACTATATCAAGAGACATACTACCGAGTACTGACATACCACCAACTTGCTACGAAAGAAAGAAATCAAAGAATACATCTAAAAAGTCCTACCAAACGAAAACCACCCAAATCTAGTTCTAGTCAGATTACGCAAGTACTGACATTTCACAAACGGCGTCGCTCTGGTGCTTGACGACTCTAGACAGTGCGGGGGAGCTAAGTCCAGGGAACGAACAGGGAACGAACGCGAGCATGCGCAATTACGAAGGGAAGGGATCCACGGGTTATACCTCGGGTGTCGTCGCGGAAGGCCTTGGCGACGCGCTTGGGCGTCCTGCGCAGCCCCACTCGGCGGTCGTCCTCGTCGAGCCCCGCCAGCAGCGCGCGCACCGTCTTGGCACGGTAGGGcccgtagaggtacttggcgtgGAAGTCGTAGAGGAAGAGCGCGGCGTTGCGCCTGATCCGGGAGACGGCATCCAGCTTCCCCCGCGGCAGGCCCAACACCCTGTACCTGAAGCACTCGGGCCTGGTCTCACCGCTCCACATGAAGATGTACCCCACCGGCAGCGGCGGCCGTCGTCTTCAGGGGATCCGTCACCGGCTGGGGCCCCGGGCTCTTGCACGCCGGAGGGGGGAGGCGTCTATCGCCATGGACACGGAGGTGGAGCGGGGGAGAGCGGCCTAGGGCTTTGCATCTCCATCTGGATTGGCGAGACGAGGtggatggtggcggcggcggctagggtttggcgagcgggtgcgggtgcgggagaGTGGGGGCGTGGGGGCTAGGGTTGGAACGGTGGGGAGTGGGGGCTGCGTGGGTGAGGGGGGTGAGAGGGCTacgtgggtgagagggtgaggggatGAGGTCCGCCGTTGGATCCGTcggatgcatgatccgcgtgatatgcctaTAGACCAATCAGAACACAACAAACAATTTGAAGACTTTATGACCTTTTAAATAGgtcacgaaaaaatcattttccattttttagtGCTCAAAATGAGTTCTTTTTTGTAAAAGGCCTaacaaatatttgttcaaatgatattctttATATTCTTTATATTTGTTCAAAATGAGTTCTTTATACTCTACAAAAGTTTACATCTTGGAATAGTAAACAATATCGACAAAGGGATTTTTTATATTCTTTgcacaaaaaatcattttccatttttcgagtgccccaaatgaggttttttatgaaggacctaccaaataattgttgcaaacatgtaccaaatcatttttataaaatactaggccatatttaatgcacaattgaccaaatggttgggtgaaaaaagtttggATCCACCTCtgttgaaaaagacaaatttccaccgatttagctggaagcgggtcaaatttgaactgcagctacctcatagtttgctctttattttttccaaaaatcatttctaggtacataagtatctatttaatcatagaagcaccaaaaaaattccaagattcaaccactagctaggaacggtcaagcccgccattttgaccgcattttgaaacgggcataaaaaattcaaaaacaatcataaaattggaaaaccttcgcattgtgtcattatatgtgaccaagtttccaaaaaaataataaacttgtaatacggtaattattttaaaaaagtgttctcagaaatgagctatcatgcgtgaagattcatggctttcaagccaaatgatcaatcttatggccacattcatggcattgtttgttcaaatgatctcatattgtgcatgaGGGTGCATCTTGGGATTCCAaagaatgttgcctaaggaagttttcattttctttgcacggaaaattcatttttcattttccgagtgcccaaaaggaggtttttgtgaaggaactaccaaataattgttgcaaaattgtacctaatcaattttataaaatactaggccatatataatgcacaattgacaaaatggttgggtgtcaaaaattttgatccacctctggtgaaaaagacaaattgtcgtcgattcagctggaagcgggtcaaatttgaactgtagctgcctcatagtttgctctttattttttctaaaaatcatttctgggtacataagtatctatttaatcatagaagcgccaaaaaaaattccaagattcaaccactagctaggaacggtcaagcccgccgttttgaccacattttgaaacgggcataaaaaattcaaaaaaatcaaaaaattggaaaaccttcgcattgtgtcatcatatgtggccaagtttccagaaaaaataataaacttgtaatacggtaattattttaaaaaagtgttctcagaaatgagctatcaagcgtgaagattcatggctttcaagccaaatgatcaatcttatggccacattcatggcatagtttgttcaaatgatctcatattgtgcatgagggtgcatcttggaattccaaacaatgttgcctaaggaagttttcattttctttgcacggaaaattcattttccattttccgagtgcccaaaaggaggttttttgtgaaggaactactaaataattgttgcaaaattgtacctaatcaattttataaaatactaggtcatatataatgcacaattgacaaaatggttgggtgtcaaaaattttgatccacctccggtgaaaaagacaaattgccgtcgattcagttggaagcgggtcaaatttgaactgtagctgcctcatagtttgctctttattttttccaaaaatcatttctaggtacataagtatctatttaatcatagaagcaccaaaaaaatccaagattcaaccactagctaggaacggtcaagcccgccgttttgaccacattttgaaacgggcataaaaaattcaaaaaaatcaaaaaattggaaaaccttcgcattgtgtcattatatgtggccaagtttccagaaaaaataataaacttgtaatacggtaattattttaaaaaagtgttctcagaaatgagctatcaagcgtgaagattcatggctttcaagccaaatgatcaatcttatggccacattcatggcatagtttgttcaaatgatctcatattgtgcatgagggtgcatcttggaattccaaacaatgttgcctaaggaagttttcattttctttgcacggaaaattcattttccattttccgagtgcccaaaaggaggttttttgtgaaggaactactaaataattgttgcaaaattgtacctaatcaattttataaaatactaggccatatataatgcacaattgacaaaatggttgggtgtcaaaatttttgatccacctccggtgaaaaagacaaattgtcgtcgattcagttggaagcgggtcaaatttgaactgtagctgcctcatagtttgctctttattttttccaaaaatcatttctaggtacataagtatctatttaatcatagaagcaccaaaaaaatccaagattcaaccactagctaggaacggtcaagcccgccgttttgaccgcattttgaaacgggcataaaaaattcaaaaaaaatcaaaaaattggaaaaccttcgcattgtgtcattatatgtgaccaagttttcaggaaaaataataaacttataatacggtaattattttaaaaaagtgttatcagaaaggagctatcaagcgtgaagattcatggctttcaagccaaatgatcaatcttatggccacattcatggcatagtttgttcaaatgatctcatattgtgcacgagggtacatcttggaattccaaacaat is a window encoding:
- the LOC123038825 gene encoding uncharacterized protein translates to MWSGETRPECFRYRVLGLPRGKLDAVSRIRRNAALFLYDFHAKYLYGPYRAKTVRALLAGLDEDDRRVGLRRTPKRVAKAFRDDTRDAEAAVLPPYSRGRCKHLTPASSTSAVQQDVALATHVF